In Parasphingorhabdus halotolerans, a single window of DNA contains:
- a CDS encoding retroviral-like aspartic protease family protein, translated as MSLFNSLLGPILAAQAIPASTAMPEEIAPEAILADSLPGGFIRPDAEQIDIAEDRLERMTVPVNIEGMGPFEFIIDTASQRTILSTEIAGSLELEIEDQVNIIALSGSTTVKTVYVPQLTLGTKSYGGLISPTFRASNIGADGVLGLDSLQGQRILFDFVGRKIAVEDTKEKLTSRSRREIVVTAKRRSGQLIFTEATIGGIKVSVIIDTGGEISIGNKALQRRLRMRSSSLEQTNLVDVTGKSFPADYGLAAELLIGRARFGVIPIAFADIAPFRALKLDKKPAMFLGMNALRNFDRVAIDFANRKIYFLLPDGA; from the coding sequence ATGTCGCTTTTCAATTCCCTTTTAGGTCCAATTCTTGCCGCACAAGCGATACCGGCATCTACCGCGATGCCTGAAGAGATTGCGCCCGAAGCGATTTTAGCGGACTCTCTACCCGGGGGATTTATCAGACCCGACGCCGAGCAAATTGATATTGCCGAAGACAGGCTGGAACGGATGACCGTGCCGGTGAATATCGAGGGTATGGGGCCGTTCGAGTTCATTATCGATACCGCTTCGCAGCGGACAATATTGTCGACGGAAATTGCAGGCAGTCTGGAGCTTGAGATCGAGGACCAGGTCAACATAATCGCATTGTCTGGTAGCACGACCGTAAAAACCGTTTATGTGCCGCAGCTTACTTTGGGTACAAAATCCTATGGCGGCCTTATTTCACCGACGTTTCGGGCGAGCAACATTGGCGCAGATGGAGTGCTCGGCCTCGACAGTTTGCAAGGTCAGCGCATATTATTCGATTTTGTTGGTCGCAAAATTGCGGTCGAGGATACAAAGGAAAAACTGACAAGCCGTTCCCGGCGAGAGATTGTCGTCACCGCAAAGAGGCGCTCGGGTCAGTTGATTTTCACCGAAGCGACCATCGGAGGCATCAAAGTCAGTGTGATTATCGATACCGGCGGAGAGATTTCCATTGGCAATAAGGCTCTGCAGCGGCGACTGCGAATGCGATCTTCCTCGCTCGAGCAGACAAATCTCGTTGATGTAACCGGAAAATCGTTTCCGGCCGATTATGGCTTAGCGGCAGAACTGCTTATCGGGAGAGCGCGTTTCGGTGTCATTCCAATCGCATTTGCCGATATTGCGCCGTTTAGGGCGCTCAAGCTCGACAAAAAACCAGCAATGTTTCTCGGCATGAATGCGCTACGCAACTTTGACCGCGTCGCGATAGATTTTGCTAACCGGAAAATCTATTTTTTGCTT